A genomic region of Desulfuromonadales bacterium contains the following coding sequences:
- a CDS encoding DUF2914 domain-containing protein: METRKLIMFLLLLCCLPVTALALEVREAVITTQVIDRAPVDAIQTYPSSVERLFCFTRVTGAAADTSITHVWYLRGVKMSRIELPVRSGDWRAWSQKTILPGSAGDWKVDVLGPEGNLLKSISFTLN; the protein is encoded by the coding sequence ATGGAAACTCGCAAGCTGATTATGTTTCTTTTGCTGTTGTGTTGCCTGCCGGTGACTGCCCTGGCCCTGGAGGTGCGGGAGGCCGTGATCACGACGCAAGTCATTGATCGTGCCCCGGTTGATGCCATCCAGACCTACCCGTCGTCCGTGGAAAGGCTTTTCTGCTTCACGCGAGTGACCGGTGCCGCTGCCGACACTTCGATTACCCACGTCTGGTATCTGCGTGGGGTGAAGATGTCGCGTATCGAGCTGCCGGTCCGCTCCGGCGATTGGCGTGCATGGTCGCAAAAGACGATTTTACCCGGGTCGGCCGGCGACTGGAAAGTCGATGTGCTGGGTCCCGAAGGGAACCTGCTGAAGTCCATCTCCTTTACCCTCAACTGA
- a CDS encoding MucR family transcriptional regulator: MATLLEMAAEIVAAHASSTSLTKEELIAELSEIHKALAALEKGESVVAEVVEEAAGAPAISRKKAFGKDKVVCMLCGKEMKTLARHLKTTHGMKPGEYRKQFDIPRTQPLAARSYSESRRQMAVDRGLGENLAKARAARGKGKKKK, encoded by the coding sequence ATGGCAACACTGCTCGAAATGGCCGCAGAGATCGTCGCTGCCCATGCATCCAGCACCTCTCTGACCAAGGAGGAGTTGATCGCCGAACTTTCGGAAATCCACAAAGCTCTCGCCGCGCTCGAAAAAGGCGAATCCGTAGTTGCCGAGGTCGTCGAGGAAGCAGCAGGGGCACCAGCCATTTCCCGGAAGAAGGCCTTCGGAAAAGACAAGGTGGTCTGCATGCTCTGCGGCAAGGAGATGAAGACCCTGGCCCGGCACCTGAAAACCACACACGGGATGAAACCCGGCGAATACCGCAAGCAGTTCGACATCCCCCGCACCCAGCCGCTGGCCGCCCGGTCCTATTCCGAAAGTCGTCGGCAGATGGCTGTCGACCGCGGCCTCGGTGAGAATCTGGCCAAAGCCCGTGCGGCCCGCGGCAAGGGGAAAAAGAAAAAGTAA